Proteins encoded within one genomic window of Onychostoma macrolepis isolate SWU-2019 chromosome 11, ASM1243209v1, whole genome shotgun sequence:
- the prdm2b gene encoding PR domain zinc finger protein 2, with the protein MALPQGTYETLDDIPAHVWKGLPNSMKLGPSAVNPSRIGVWASRLIPKGKRFGPFVGERKKRSQVTSNVYMWEVYFPAWGWMCIDATDPMKGNWLRYVNWARSSQEQNLFPLEINRAIYYKVLRPIGPDEELLVWYNGEDNPEIAAALEEERTSNLNKKSSPRAKRARRKLSEKARQADLSGFCEPNKSSAVEPSITEMRDSEEGLNGEERPSSPSELQQENASQSSQSSSMENENPVQSHTTEINQREGLDEENAEVDGQLQQPQLNQSPQHPSEAESVDGNEKSLLHLRSGCPADESTESPLCDTECISSLANPELEAEGDFEDDPQGGTYPCQHCERHFSTKQGLERHTHIHTTSNHQTHTFKCRYCAKPFGSQVGRRRHERRHENGSKTLNRPGSLSGTAFLHSPTAPNDSATSGSASSPSHPVVMNAQNGPLQQTSDSLKTEPGAESDRPFILDENGESKELHPCKYCNKAFGTHTNMRRHQRRIHERHLMPKGVRRKGMLLQDGSSQQQHEQGQSVSLQEESPSASPPPIYVPSVETEDEGEREECMVDISNNISENLSHYIDGKIPSTSTVSNCEVIEVDSSTAALFGLDALILSPKQIGHAFKIETRTCPAKEVSCVAQTASKRRTATPPLLPAVKMETETVSSSSSLSSPSSQSSLLVGNIFSQSTETLAFQKEKSVYLSPKLKQLLQAPDGQKPAIGLITDSHRLTTPLSVTSLPAVQGKFKRRTASPPTTSQSSQAQRNDSISSATGVSCSLKVPKIESHCMTHSWSLSSKDHGDAVSLTGKDWSPSRSGGNSCNQQPLDLSNSFSKKDNSVSKCSGEAVLDLSVNRKSPVDHEVKTSSATQTPHVKRKKPNTSILEKVLMNEYAGLNSPGDEGSSALGSPDVLSSSESATCVGPSSPGSGSERLPCESTSPPSLTPMTINPSSPSSSSIASSTPPPPVLPTIPSPPPLSSPHFHVSDASSPGPFPVLSPKMSPKAGDSLEEVSDSSALTESCYDALNSIVNESDQTAEQLGPAISPLPQDAKSHCTADSSSKSETLLEGSTLDSKPQFLKNADQAGSSHLEWDAASKTSQSHSCEGTLPQDLNIKTEDRHKSKFSLSAVQSTPKKEPSSPTFLSELDSSQKSSAVDNSVVEDTGKNEGPVDINTNGGNTSPGTPPKSSDEVETPERETFVKSFVCNVCKEPFRSIKDLSGHIIEHASEWPFKCEFCVQLFGNATALLEHRSSLHGVGRIYICSICSKEFAFLCNLQQHQSDLHPSQSCTHTAVENGKLRPQNYTDPAYANVEKDAVLDSVAGATSEDSSKEHNNDTKKVEEEENGHEDPTEELYTTIKIMASEAGKPKGPDVRLGINQHYPSYKPPPFPYHNRTPDGSVASATNFTTHNIPQTFSTAIRCTKCGNSFDNMPELHKHILVCANASDKRRYTPKKNPIPLKQVVKQSPNGLLTTTGVAAGQNAFRRMGQPKRLNFNQDITSKAKLSALNKKKNQLVQKAISQKNKSVASIKKPTTRVKEEETHKVHACPYCSREFTYPASLNKHIACSCPQRPVAKKLKKGALMPQDKNRSLRSRATDSEVKQEPGSGPTAKPLGKTRARSSEPVESEAPPASKGKAPQVRTKRLASNADNMAPQTKKGKKSHEPLTSVTPALTDDSLTLPPSKMQRSKEVVVKKEVVKKESVVKMTPSKKEERFSTRTRERKGGPVTRSVQMTSASAPLEVKSEDLSNREPGQSEESLLKLAR; encoded by the exons ATGGCTTTGCCTCAAGGAACATATGAAACCTTGGATGACATCCCAGCCCATGTGTGGAAGGGGCTGCCAAACAGCATGAAGCTGGGACCATCAGCTGTCAACCCCAGTCGCATTG GTGTCTGGGCATCTAGATTAATACCGAAAGGCAAACGGTTTGGACCATTTGTAGGAGAACGAAAGAAGAGATCTCAAGTGACGAGCAATGTTTACATGTGGGAG GTATATTTTCCAGCCTGGGGGTGGATGTGCATTGATGCCACAGATCCAATGAAAGGAAACTGGTTGCGGTATGTGAACTGGGCGCGCTCTTCTCAAGAGCAAAACCTCTTTCCACTGGAGATCAACCGAGCTATTTACTACAAAGTGTTAAGG CCAATCGGACCGGACGAAGAACTTCTCGTGTGGTACAATGGGGAAGACAATCCTGAGATAGCTGCTGCATTAGAGGAAGAAAGGACTAGCAACCTGAACAAGAAGAGTTCACCTAGAGCAAAGCGAG CAAGGAGGAAGCTGTCGGAAAAAGCCAGACAGGCTGATTTGAGTGGATTCTGTGAACCAAATAAATCGAGTGCTGTTGAACCCTCGATCACAGAGATGCGGGACTCAGAGGAAG GGCTTAATGGTGAGGAAAGACCCTCTTCACCCTCCGAGTTGCAGCAGGAGAATGCATCCCAGTCGTCCCAGTCTTCTTCTATGGAAAATGAAAACCCTGTCCAGTCTCATACAACAGAGATAAACCAGAGAGAAGGACTTGATGAGGAAAATGCAGAGGTTGATGGACAGCTGCAGCAGCCACAGTTAAATCAGAGCCCACAGCACCCCTCTGAGGCAGAATCAGTTGATGGGAATGAAAAGTCTCTCCTGCATTTACGTTCAGGCTGCCCTGCAGATGAAAGCACTGAGAGTCCGCTGTGTGATACAGAGTGTATATCTTCTTTAGCAAATCCTGAGTTGGAGGCAGAGGGGGATTTCGAAGATGACCCCCAAGGAGGAACATACCCCTGTCAGCATTGTGAACGTCATTTCTCCACTAAACAGGGCCTAGAGCGCCACACTCACATTCACACTACTTCAAACCATCAGACTCATACGTTTAAGTGCCGGTACTGTGCCAAGCCCTTTGGCTCTCAGGTAGGCAGGCGCAGACATGAACGTAGACACGAGAACGGGAGTAAAACTTTAAACCGGCCCGGATCACTTAGCGGAACAGCATTCCTCCACAGTCCCACAGCACCCAACGATTCTGCTACCTCTGGCAGTGCATCCTCTCCAAGCCACCCAGTCGTTATGAACGCACAGAATGGTCCACTTCAGCAAACCTCTGACAGTTTGAAAACAGAGCCTGGTGCTGAATCTGACCGACCTTTTATATTGGATGAGAATGGGGAGTCAAAAGAGCTTCATCCTTGCAAGTACTGTAACAAGGCTTTCGGCACACACACCAACATGCGCAGGCACCAGCGCAGAATCCACGAACGGCATCTAATGCCGAAAGGTGTTCGTCGGAAAGGTATGCTCCTGCAGGATGGCTCCTCTCAACAGCAGCATGAACAAGGGCAGTCTGTTTCGCTCCAGGAAGAGTCACCAAGTGCCAGTCCACCACCAATTTATGTGCCCAGTGTGGAGACCGAGgatgagggagagagagaggagtgcATGGTTGATATCTCTAACAACATTTCTGAAAATCTCAGCCATTACATTGATGGAAAGATCCCATCTACAAGCACAGTGAGCAACTGTGAGGTCATCGAGGTTGATTCTAGCACCGCAGCTTTGTTTGGCCTTGATGCTCTCATTCTAAGTCCCAAACAAATTggtcatgcttttaaaatagaGACAAGGACTTGTCCAGCAAAAGAAGTTTCATGCGTAGCTCAGACAGCCTCTAAAAGGCGAACTGCTACACCACCACTGCTGCCTGCTGTGAAAATGGAAACAGAAACGGtgtcctcctcttcctccttgtCCTCCCCTTCCTCACAGTCCTCTTTGTTGGTAGGAAACATTTTCTCCCAGTCAACTGAAACTTTAGCTTTTCAGAAGGAGAAATCCGTTTACCTCTCTCCGAAACTCAAACAACTACTACAGGCCCCAGATGGTCAGAAACCAGCCATAGGTTTAATCACAGATAGCCATAGATTAACCACTCCACTTTCAGTAACTTCACTGCCTGCTGTCCaaggaaagtttaaaagaagaaCTGCCTCCCCTCCCACAACTTCACAGAGTAGCCAGGCACAAAGAAATGACAGCATAAGCTCTGCAACTGGAGTTTCATGTTCTCTGAAGGTGCCAAAGATTGAAAGCCATTGCATGACGCATTCTTGGAGTTTGTCCAGCAAAGATCATGGGGACGCTGTAAGCCTGACAGGAAAAGACTGGTCTCCTTCAAGAAGCGGGGGGAATTCTTGCAATCAGCAGCCACTTGACCTTTCGAATTCCTTCAGTAAAAAAGACAATAGTGTAAGCAAATGCTCTGGAGAGGCTGTGCTTGACTTAAGTGTGAACCGTAAAAGTCCTGTTGACCATGAAGTAAAGACAAGCTCAGCCACACAAACACCACATGTGAAAAGAAAGAAACCCAACACCAGCATTTTAGAGAAAGTCTTAATGAACGAGTATGCTGGCCTAAACTCACCTGGAGACGAAGGATCCAGTGCTCTCGGAAGCCCTGACGTTCTTTCGTCTTCTGAGAGTGCCACATGTGTTGGCCCTTCTAGTCCCGGATCAGGATCAGAGCGCCTTCCTTGTGAATCAACCTCTCCTCCCTCTCTGACCCCTATGACCATTAATCCGTCCTCTCCGTCTTCATCTAGTATAGCATCATCTACACCCCCTCCTCCAGTTTTACCCACTATCCCATCACCTCCACCTTTATCATCGCCACATTTTCATGTGTCAGATGCCTCATCACCTGGCCCTTTTCCTGTGTTGTCCCCTAAAATGTCCCCCAAGGCAGGTGATAGTTTAGAGGAAGTGTCGGATTCATCTGCTTTAACAGAATCATGctatgatgcattaaattccATTGTTAATGAATCAGACCAAACTGCTGAGCAGTTAGGCCCTGCGATTTCTCCACTGCCTCAGGATGCAAAAAGTCATTGTACAGCAGATTCATCTTCAAAGTCGGAAACACTACTTGAGGGCTCAACTCTTGATTCTAAGcctcagtttttaaaaaatgcagatCAAGCAGGTTCTTCTCACCTAGAGTGGGATGCTGCTTCTAAAACCAGCCAAAGCCATTCCTGTGAAGGAACTCTCCCTCAAGACCTCAATATTAAAACAGAAGACCGACACAAATCAAAGTTTTCTCTTTCTGCAGTACAATCAACTCCTAAAAAGGAACCCTCCTCACCAACCTTCCTCAGCGAATTGGATTCTTCCCAGAAGAGTTCAGCGGTTGATAACTCTGTTGTAGAGGATACAGGGAAAAACGAGGGGCCGGTTGATATAAACACAAATGGGGGCAACACTTCACCTGGAACTCCACCAAAAAGTTCTGATGAGGTTGAGACACCAGAACGGGAGACATTTGTCAAAAGTTTTGTGTGTAACGTCTGCAAAGAGCCATTTCGGTCCATCAAGGACCTCAGTGGCCATATAATAGAGCATGCATCAGAGTGGCCTTTTAAGTGTGAGTTTTGCGTGCAGTTATTTGGTAACGCGACTGCGCTCCTCGAGCACCGCTCCTCTCTCCATGGGGTGGGAAGAATTTATATTTGCTCTATTTGCTCAAAGGAGTTTGCCTTCCTCTGCAATCTCCAGCAACATCAAAGTGACCTACATCCAAGTCAGAGTTGCACTCACACTGCCGTTGAAAACGGGAAGCTCAGACCTCAGAATTACACGGATCCTGCTTACGCAAATGTGGAGAAAGATGCTGTTCTTGACTCAGTTGCTGGAGCTACCTCTGAAGATTCTTCCAAGGAGCACAACAATGACACTAAGAAGGTGGAAGAAGAGGAAAATGGCCACGAGGACCCTACAGAAGAACTATACACTACAATAAAGATTATGGCATCTGAAGCTGGTAAACCGAAAGGTCCAGATGTACGGCTTGGCATTAATCAACACTACCCCAGCTATAAGCCTCCACCTTTCCCTTACCACAACCGAACACCTGATGGCTCGGTTGCCTCCGCCACTAATTTCACCACACACAACATCCCCCAAACATTTAGCACTGCGATCCGGTGTACCAAATGTGGAAACAGCTTTGACAACATGCCTGAGCTACATAAGCACATATTAGTTTGTGCTAATGCTAGCGATAAGAGACGCTACACCCCTAAGAAGAATCCCATTCCTCTTAAACAGGTTGTGAAACAGTCTCCGAATGGCCTTCTTACCACCACTGGAGTTGCTGCTGGGCAGAATGCTTTCCGCCGAATGGGTCAACCGAAAAGGCTCAATTTTAACCAAGATATAACATCCAAAGCAAAGTTGTCAGCCCTAAATAAGAAGAAAAACCAGCTTGTCCAGAAAGCCATATCTCAGAAGAACAAGTCGGTTGCCTCTATAAAGAAACCGACAACCCGGGTAAAGGAAGAGGAGACTCATAAGGTCCATGCATGCCCATACTGTAGTCGAGAGTTCACATACCCAGCCAGCCTCAATAAGCACATTGCTTGCAGCTGTCCACAAAGACCTGTTGCCAAGAAGTTGAAAAAAGGAGCACTGATGCCTCAAGACAAAAACAGGAGTCTCCGAAGTCGAGCCACTGACTCTGAAGTCAAACAAGAACCAGGTTCTGGACCAACTGCAAAGCCCTTGGGGAAAACCAGAGCCCGGAGCTCTGAGCCAGTTGAGAGTGAAGCTCCACCAGCAAGTAAAGGTAAAGCACCTCAGGTACGTACAAAGAGGCTAGCCTCAAATGCAGACAACATGGCCCCACAAACTAAGAAAGGCAAAAAGAGCCACGAGCCACTGACTTCCGTAACTCCTGCACTTACTGATGACTCTTTGACACTACCGCCGTCTAAAATGCAACGATCTAAGGAGGTTGTTGTCAAAAAGGAGGTTGTTAAAAAGGAGTCTGTTGTGAAAATGACACCGTCTAAGAAGGAGGAACGTTTTTCGACAAGGACACGGGAGAGAAAAGGTGGTCCAGTGACACGCAGTGTACAGATGACTAGTGCTTCAGCTCCTTTGGAAGTGAAGTCTGAAGACCTCTCAAACCGTGAACCAGGACAGTCTGAG gAGTCTCTATTGAAGCTAGCCAGGTAG